The Methanolacinia petrolearia DSM 11571 genome has a segment encoding these proteins:
- a CDS encoding MFS transporter gives MSSTSSLPGRRMVYFLFMLGFFAIFSTTISKNPVLPLFSQALGAGDAVIGLIAAVSPLAGILFSFPVGVISDHLGRRRLLIISGLVFLSAPLLYLIIYDPLWLIPIRFFHGTATAILGPVVSAIIAERFPANKGEMLGQYSSATLIGRTLAPVVGGFVISLFVMYPGLIPYRIVYIVAALAALPVLILTLMYKEEKHVPLAFVPFSSFRSSFITFFSERKLRATAFVDMATYFAFGSFETFFPLVLLSQGIGAYLIGALFAVQTLVIAATKPFFGRIADRIDKRIQIVTGLLFLGVSTAAIPFASSFAVFLLVSSIVGLGISLSTVATSAYIADLAQEGQMGASMGALSSIMDIGHSAGPVVTGVIVAGSGYVAGFFSSLLVAVTVCVFFIISVRDRKVNRN, from the coding sequence ATGTCCTCTACTTCTTCCCTGCCCGGCAGGCGGATGGTCTATTTTCTCTTTATGCTCGGATTTTTCGCGATATTTTCGACAACAATATCCAAAAACCCTGTGCTCCCGCTCTTCTCGCAGGCCCTCGGCGCCGGGGATGCCGTAATCGGCCTGATCGCAGCGGTATCTCCTCTGGCGGGGATTCTCTTTTCATTCCCTGTAGGAGTTATCTCGGATCATCTTGGAAGAAGGAGACTGCTTATCATATCCGGTCTGGTATTTCTCTCCGCACCATTGCTCTACCTCATCATTTACGATCCCCTGTGGCTGATTCCGATCAGGTTCTTCCACGGGACGGCCACTGCGATCCTCGGCCCGGTCGTCTCTGCGATCATAGCCGAACGGTTTCCGGCTAACAAAGGCGAGATGCTCGGGCAGTACTCTTCTGCAACCCTCATCGGCAGAACCCTGGCCCCGGTTGTCGGGGGTTTCGTCATCTCGTTGTTCGTCATGTACCCCGGGCTTATCCCTTACCGGATAGTGTATATCGTCGCGGCACTCGCCGCCCTCCCTGTTCTGATCCTGACTCTTATGTATAAGGAAGAGAAGCATGTCCCCCTTGCCTTCGTGCCGTTCTCGTCATTCCGCAGCAGTTTCATCACGTTCTTCTCGGAACGTAAACTCCGGGCGACGGCATTTGTGGATATGGCAACTTATTTTGCCTTCGGTTCGTTCGAGACGTTCTTCCCGCTCGTCCTTTTATCGCAGGGGATCGGTGCATACCTGATCGGGGCCCTGTTTGCCGTCCAGACGCTGGTTATTGCCGCGACGAAACCGTTCTTCGGGAGGATCGCCGACAGGATCGACAAGAGAATACAGATCGTAACCGGGCTTCTCTTTCTCGGGGTATCAACGGCTGCAATTCCGTTTGCGTCGTCTTTTGCCGTATTCCTTCTCGTGAGTTCCATTGTCGGTCTCGGCATCTCGCTCTCCACTGTTGCGACCAGTGCGTATATAGCAGATCTCGCGCAGGAGGGCCAGATGGGAGCCTCGATGGGAGCATTGTCGTCTATCATGGACATCGGCCATTCGGCAGGACCGGTCGTAACAGGTGTTATCGTAGCCGGCAGCGGCTACGTTGCGGGATTTTTTTCGAGTCTCCTGGTTGCCGTCACAGTTTGCGTATTTTTCATCATTTCTGTCCGGGATCGAAAGGTAAACAGGAATTAA
- a CDS encoding PAS domain S-box protein, whose protein sequence is MNKSDENAFDSRIAPALIIVTTVISIAASLVSLSSGLYIIFQNLFYIPIILACIFYLRRGLVFSILLSLIYLALLFVFAGFGELENGIVRTFLFIAIASLVTVLAERIKETESRIEEKNQELDNANKELKKSRDRYHMLFESTVDSIFLHGIDQKNGVFGRFLEVNSSACENLGYTHDELIQLTVVDITADVEKSDEKNLVEILYETGDHIFESSLVKADGTIFPVEINAHLIRNDEKDDFILSVARDITERKKAEDALRKREEQYKVIYDNSPIAIELFDSGGYLVHVNPSCLKLFGVENADSLKGFSLFEDPNIGDEQKKMLAEGNTIRYESEFDFEKVRDLNLYSTSCRGTIWLNVLITPLKTAPDLISGYLVQVQDINDRMIIAGELRRSEEKYRDLADNAPIGILTCDRFGRITYVNSKVPGILGSPSIEKTLEINLMQTDNIIKAGFPDILRDVIMTGAEYPEFEIEYTSVWGKKLYLRLHVSPALNGKTPDGARIIIDDITRRKEIEEAIKESEGQLRTLIQTIPDLVWLKDENGVYLACNPMFERFFGAKESEIKGKTDYDFLAGEQADFFRKKDRQAVEGGKPTVYDEWITFAEDGRRAYIETIKTTMYDSKGNVSGILGIGRDITERKKSEDALKEVNSKLNLLSSITRHDILNQITGAAGYLEMIELDDEIPHESKADKYIKKISGAIDTIKRQITFTGYYKDLGEQTPGWFDVGDLVNKVSNTSSLGEIKHKNNIQNVEIFADPLFEKVIYNLIDNAIKHGNTITEISFYTLETPEELIIVCEDNGVGIPTDAKEKIFRREYYKNSGLGLFLSREILAITGLNIEETGTPGKGARFEIHAPEGKFRIKSS, encoded by the coding sequence ATGAATAAGAGCGATGAAAATGCATTTGACAGCAGAATCGCTCCTGCACTGATAATAGTAACAACAGTTATCTCAATCGCCGCCAGCCTCGTATCCCTCTCGTCCGGCTTATACATAATATTCCAGAACCTGTTCTATATTCCGATTATCCTGGCCTGCATATTCTACCTTCGACGGGGACTGGTCTTTTCGATCCTCCTCTCTCTCATCTACCTCGCCCTGCTGTTTGTTTTCGCGGGCTTCGGAGAACTTGAAAATGGTATCGTCAGGACCTTTCTCTTCATCGCGATCGCCTCCCTGGTTACGGTCCTTGCAGAAAGAATAAAGGAGACCGAGAGCAGAATTGAAGAAAAAAATCAGGAACTGGATAATGCAAACAAAGAACTGAAAAAGAGCAGGGACCGCTATCATATGCTCTTCGAAAGCACTGTCGATTCAATATTCCTTCACGGGATAGATCAGAAAAACGGAGTATTTGGACGTTTTCTTGAAGTTAACAGCAGCGCCTGTGAAAACCTCGGCTACACGCACGACGAACTGATCCAACTGACCGTCGTTGATATTACAGCAGACGTAGAGAAGAGCGACGAAAAAAATCTTGTCGAAATTCTTTATGAAACAGGAGATCACATCTTCGAATCATCACTGGTGAAAGCCGACGGAACGATCTTCCCGGTAGAAATAAACGCCCATCTGATACGAAACGATGAGAAAGATGATTTTATTCTCTCAGTTGCAAGGGACATTACCGAGAGGAAAAAAGCGGAGGATGCACTCAGGAAAAGAGAAGAGCAGTACAAGGTAATCTACGACAACTCACCGATCGCGATCGAACTCTTCGATTCAGGGGGTTATCTGGTACATGTAAATCCCTCGTGCCTCAAACTCTTCGGGGTTGAAAATGCAGATTCGCTTAAAGGCTTCTCCCTATTTGAAGATCCCAATATAGGTGACGAGCAGAAGAAAATGCTTGCCGAAGGAAATACAATCAGGTACGAGTCTGAATTCGATTTTGAGAAGGTCAGGGATCTCAACCTGTACTCTACGTCCTGTAGGGGAACTATCTGGCTGAATGTTCTCATAACACCGCTGAAGACCGCTCCGGATTTGATCTCGGGTTATCTTGTCCAGGTCCAGGATATAAATGACCGGATGATCATAGCCGGCGAACTGAGAAGATCGGAGGAGAAATACCGCGATCTTGCGGACAATGCTCCGATCGGAATTCTCACCTGCGACAGGTTCGGCAGGATCACATATGTTAACAGCAAGGTGCCCGGGATTCTTGGCTCTCCTTCGATCGAAAAGACGCTGGAGATCAATCTTATGCAGACAGATAATATCATAAAAGCGGGATTTCCTGATATCCTGAGAGATGTGATAATGACCGGTGCGGAGTACCCGGAATTTGAGATTGAATATACCTCGGTATGGGGAAAGAAGCTCTATCTCAGGCTGCATGTCTCGCCTGCACTGAACGGGAAGACTCCCGACGGTGCGAGGATCATCATAGACGATATCACAAGAAGAAAAGAGATAGAAGAAGCTATTAAAGAGAGCGAGGGGCAGTTGCGTACACTCATTCAGACCATCCCCGACCTGGTATGGCTCAAGGATGAAAACGGAGTCTACCTTGCATGCAATCCCATGTTCGAGCGTTTCTTCGGTGCGAAAGAAAGCGAGATCAAGGGCAAAACGGACTACGATTTCCTTGCCGGGGAACAAGCCGACTTTTTCCGCAAAAAGGACAGGCAGGCAGTCGAGGGGGGAAAACCCACGGTATACGACGAATGGATCACATTTGCCGAAGACGGACGGCGTGCATATATTGAGACTATCAAAACCACGATGTACGACTCCAAAGGAAATGTTTCAGGAATTCTCGGTATCGGGAGAGACATAACAGAACGCAAGAAATCCGAAGATGCCTTGAAGGAAGTCAACAGTAAACTCAACCTGCTATCAAGCATCACCCGGCATGATATCCTCAACCAGATCACCGGGGCTGCCGGGTACCTGGAGATGATTGAGCTTGATGACGAGATCCCTCACGAATCAAAGGCAGATAAGTACATCAAAAAGATCTCGGGCGCAATCGATACGATCAAGAGGCAGATCACATTCACCGGGTATTACAAAGACCTCGGAGAACAGACCCCTGGCTGGTTTGATGTAGGCGATCTGGTCAATAAAGTCTCAAATACATCATCATTAGGGGAAATAAAACACAAAAACAATATTCAAAACGTGGAAATATTTGCCGATCCGCTCTTTGAAAAGGTGATCTACAACCTGATCGACAACGCGATAAAACATGGCAATACGATCACCGAGATCTCGTTTTATACACTGGAGACACCCGAAGAACTCATTATTGTCTGTGAAGATAATGGTGTCGGGATTCCCACCGATGCAAAGGAGAAGATCTTCAGGCGCGAATATTACAAAAACTCAGGGCTCGGCCTATTTTTGTCGAGGGAGATCCTGGCGATCACCGGTCTTAACATAGAAGAGACCGGAACACCCGGTAAGGGTGCGAGATTCGAGATCCACGCGCCAGAAGGAAAGTTCAGGATCAAATCTTCCTGA
- a CDS encoding PAS domain-containing sensor histidine kinase, producing the protein MAETEKNAGRNHDTLNLYIDAAGVMLLFLDKQGIIREINRKGCEILGYDEDEILDKKFTDIFLPQAKKDQNQLAFLNYIAESNGTSGSPEFDITTKNGETRTILWQKSIIKGRNEEITGIIISGEDITAIKKLESLLELIRFAFDHSPDQIYFTDNKGEIVYSNSKALESFGIEPGSPVKTTISEINPEISGEAWGKLWSEIKAKGKIRFESVHMYRDGTQYPADTIAHLITHEGIEYACMISRDISEQKKSEDLLRRNEAYLQTLISTIPDLIWLKDKNCSYLACNRMFERFLGSKESEIIGKTDYDFVEREIAEFFHENDRRAIEAGKPTINEEWITFADDGNRAYLETIRMPMYNPDGTLMGVLGIGRDITHRKEMEDMLRNSETQLKKLNEDLKIIIDNAPAMIFYKDNRNNYIKANPAGARAFGLSTGEIEGKNGSELFPKFADMYYMNDLQVINSGKPRFGKIESFPSPTMENLWIRTDEIPLKEQNGHVYGILLFISDITEQKRNEDALKEVNRKLNLLSSITRHDILNQITGAAGYLEIIGLDHEIPEGTKTEEYLQKISKIIETIKRQITFTGYYKDLGEQAPIWFDVRVIIGKVSANLDLDGIELENDINDLEVFADPLFEKVIYNLIDNAIKHGKTLTQISFSIEKRPKEILIICTDNGTGVPDWAKEKIFKREYYQNSGLGLFLSGEILGITGLKIIENGHFGEGARFEIHVPDGKFRISSQLSDQISE; encoded by the coding sequence ATGGCAGAGACGGAGAAAAATGCCGGGAGAAATCACGACACTCTTAACCTGTATATAGATGCCGCGGGAGTCATGCTCCTGTTTCTTGATAAACAAGGAATTATCAGGGAAATTAATCGCAAAGGCTGCGAGATACTCGGGTACGATGAGGATGAAATTCTCGATAAGAAATTTACGGATATCTTTTTGCCGCAGGCAAAAAAAGATCAAAACCAGCTCGCTTTCTTAAATTATATAGCAGAAAGTAATGGGACTTCCGGTTCACCAGAATTTGATATCACCACAAAAAACGGAGAGACCAGAACCATTCTATGGCAAAAAAGTATCATCAAAGGCCGGAACGAAGAGATTACAGGCATTATCATTTCAGGCGAGGACATTACAGCCATAAAAAAGCTGGAATCGCTTCTTGAACTGATCCGTTTTGCATTCGATCACTCTCCCGATCAAATCTATTTCACAGATAACAAAGGGGAGATCGTATATTCCAATTCAAAGGCATTAGAATCATTTGGAATTGAACCCGGTTCACCAGTAAAAACTACAATTTCCGAGATCAATCCCGAAATATCCGGCGAGGCATGGGGAAAACTGTGGTCGGAGATTAAAGCAAAAGGGAAAATAAGATTTGAATCGGTTCACATGTACCGCGATGGAACACAGTATCCGGCCGACACGATAGCACATCTCATTACGCACGAAGGGATCGAATATGCCTGCATGATCTCACGTGATATCAGCGAACAGAAAAAAAGTGAAGACCTGCTGCGCAGGAACGAGGCCTATCTTCAGACACTTATAAGCACAATACCCGACCTCATCTGGCTTAAGGATAAAAATTGTAGTTATCTTGCATGCAACAGAATGTTCGAGCGCTTTCTCGGTTCAAAAGAGAGTGAAATTATCGGAAAAACGGATTATGATTTTGTCGAACGCGAAATCGCGGAATTCTTCCATGAAAATGATCGCAGGGCCATCGAAGCAGGCAAACCCACAATCAACGAAGAATGGATCACATTTGCAGACGACGGCAACCGTGCATATCTCGAAACAATCAGGATGCCAATGTACAATCCTGACGGGACCCTCATGGGCGTCCTGGGAATCGGAAGAGACATCACCCACAGAAAAGAGATGGAAGACATGCTCCGCAATTCCGAAACTCAGCTCAAAAAGCTCAATGAAGACCTTAAAATAATTATCGATAACGCACCCGCGATGATCTTTTACAAAGATAACAGGAACAATTACATAAAAGCTAATCCTGCAGGTGCAAGAGCTTTCGGATTGTCAACAGGGGAGATCGAAGGGAAAAACGGCTCTGAACTGTTTCCAAAATTTGCAGATATGTATTACATGAACGACCTCCAGGTAATAAATTCAGGGAAGCCGAGATTTGGAAAGATAGAATCATTCCCGTCACCGACTATGGAAAATTTGTGGATACGGACAGACGAGATACCTTTAAAGGAGCAAAACGGTCATGTCTACGGGATCCTCCTGTTCATCTCCGACATTACGGAACAGAAGAGGAATGAAGATGCATTAAAAGAAGTTAACAGGAAACTAAACCTTTTATCAAGCATAACACGGCATGACATTTTGAATCAGATAACTGGAGCGGCAGGATACCTGGAAATAATTGGATTGGATCATGAAATTCCCGAAGGAACAAAGACTGAGGAATATCTGCAAAAAATCTCAAAAATAATTGAAACAATCAAACGGCAGATCACCTTTACGGGCTACTACAAAGATCTCGGTGAACAGGCACCCATATGGTTTGATGTAAGAGTGATTATCGGAAAAGTAAGTGCCAATTTAGATCTCGATGGAATTGAGCTTGAGAACGATATAAACGATCTGGAAGTCTTCGCCGATCCGCTCTTTGAAAAAGTCATATACAACCTGATCGACAATGCGATTAAACACGGTAAAACATTAACCCAGATCTCATTTTCCATCGAAAAAAGACCTAAAGAAATTTTAATAATATGTACAGATAACGGAACCGGGGTCCCCGACTGGGCAAAAGAAAAAATATTTAAGAGAGAATACTACCAGAACTCAGGTCTCGGCCTCTTCCTTTCAGGAGAAATTCTCGGAATTACAGGTCTTAAAATTATTGAGAACGGACATTTTGGGGAAGGAGCAAGGTTTGAAATTCATGTGCCTGACGGAAAATTCAGAATTTCTTCACAATTGAGTGATCAGATTTCTGAATAA
- a CDS encoding mechanosensitive ion channel family protein, whose amino-acid sequence MFRDYVASILLIIGSAVMWILGVSDYGAIFFKLSWSLLCLALVFIFYKIITGNLTKKFIKDSKARYTFKKGILIILLIVLAFAIVQIWVENTESLTISYGIIAAGVAIALQDLFRNFVGGIVIAVSGVYRIGDRVEMGGEFGDVMDIGILNTTMMELKGWVDGEQPTGRLSIIPNSIVISGTIHNYTKDHNFIWDEITIPLTYDSDWKGAITEFLELLKKETGDLSSQADKEIDRLGEKYYLPRKVTEPSIYVRLTDNWIELHLRYVTDSRTRRITQDKLSRMLMDRISGNDRYEIASENIIVVGNHKVQIIDSK is encoded by the coding sequence ATGTTTAGGGATTATGTTGCATCGATCCTGCTCATAATCGGATCTGCTGTAATGTGGATCCTGGGCGTAAGCGATTATGGTGCGATCTTCTTCAAATTGTCCTGGTCTCTTCTTTGCCTTGCACTGGTTTTTATCTTTTATAAGATCATTACCGGGAACCTCACAAAGAAGTTTATTAAAGACAGCAAGGCCAGGTACACGTTCAAAAAAGGCATTCTTATTATTCTGCTGATTGTTCTGGCATTTGCCATAGTCCAGATATGGGTCGAGAATACGGAATCGCTGACGATATCATATGGTATAATCGCCGCAGGAGTTGCAATTGCCCTCCAGGATCTTTTCAGGAACTTTGTAGGCGGTATAGTTATCGCCGTTTCCGGTGTGTACAGGATCGGCGATCGCGTTGAGATGGGTGGCGAATTCGGGGATGTAATGGATATAGGAATACTGAATACGACTATGATGGAGCTTAAAGGCTGGGTGGATGGCGAACAGCCCACCGGCCGTCTTTCGATTATTCCGAATTCAATTGTTATCAGTGGGACAATTCACAATTATACAAAGGATCACAACTTTATCTGGGACGAGATAACGATCCCGCTGACATATGACAGCGACTGGAAAGGTGCAATTACTGAATTCCTTGAGCTTTTGAAGAAAGAAACGGGTGACTTGTCTTCGCAGGCTGATAAGGAGATCGATCGACTGGGTGAAAAATATTATCTGCCCAGGAAAGTGACTGAGCCTTCGATATATGTTCGTCTTACCGATAACTGGATTGAACTTCACCTGAGATATGTTACGGATTCCAGGACAAGGCGGATTACACAGGACAAATTGAGCAGAATGCTGATGGATCGGATATCCGGCAACGACCGGTATGAGATTGCCAGTGAGAATATAATTGTTGTGGGTAATCATAAGGTCCAGATAATTGATTCAAAATGA
- a CDS encoding DUF475 domain-containing protein translates to MDLLSLILVVSGLCLFEIISSIDNAIINAEVLSTMEEKARRWFLVWGLLLAVFVIRGLLPWLIVWITTPSLGPVEALFATFSSDPAVVEAIETSSPILLIGGGTFLIFLFFHWLFVDEKNFGLPGERFFSRQSVWFFAVVSILLCSIVWFAMQVSPMMGFGAVVGSTAFFIVHGFRQNAEVQEARLKDRKISDISKIFYLEVIDATFSIDGVIGAFAFTLAVPLILIGNSIGAFVVRELTIRNIEKIKCYQFLKNGAMYSIFVLGTIMILDSFGVHIPTWLSPVVTFVIVGYFFYKSSLCRVDYSKTV, encoded by the coding sequence ATGGATCTCCTCTCTCTTATCCTGGTCGTGTCAGGCCTCTGCCTTTTTGAGATCATATCCAGCATCGACAACGCCATTATCAATGCCGAGGTGCTATCGACGATGGAGGAGAAGGCCCGCAGGTGGTTTCTCGTATGGGGACTGCTCCTTGCCGTGTTTGTTATAAGAGGTCTTCTTCCCTGGTTAATCGTCTGGATTACAACCCCGTCTCTCGGACCGGTCGAAGCGCTCTTTGCGACATTCTCAAGTGACCCTGCTGTGGTTGAGGCGATCGAGACCTCATCCCCGATCTTGCTGATCGGAGGCGGTACATTTCTGATCTTCCTCTTCTTTCACTGGCTCTTCGTCGATGAAAAGAACTTCGGCCTTCCGGGAGAGCGGTTCTTCTCCCGGCAAAGTGTCTGGTTCTTTGCAGTTGTTTCAATCCTGCTCTGCAGCATCGTATGGTTTGCCATGCAGGTGAGCCCGATGATGGGATTCGGAGCAGTAGTCGGTTCGACAGCGTTCTTTATTGTCCACGGGTTCCGGCAGAACGCTGAAGTGCAGGAAGCAAGACTCAAAGACCGGAAGATCTCGGATATCTCCAAGATCTTTTATCTTGAAGTAATCGATGCGACGTTCTCGATCGATGGTGTCATAGGGGCGTTTGCGTTCACACTTGCCGTACCGCTGATCCTGATCGGAAATAGTATTGGAGCTTTCGTCGTGCGGGAGCTCACTATCAGAAATATCGAGAAGATCAAGTGTTACCAGTTCCTTAAGAACGGGGCGATGTACTCAATCTTCGTACTTGGAACGATTATGATTCTGGACAGTTTCGGTGTCCATATCCCTACATGGCTCTCACCCGTCGTTACCTTCGTTATCGTCGGCTATTTCTTTTATAAATCGTCGCTGTGCCGGGTAGATTACAGTAAGACGGTTTGA
- a CDS encoding lipocalin-like domain-containing protein yields MNSSDKNSMGLDPETKENIARVLWMNEYNPGLIPPEIMEKINEEKNSGLAFGERMQKRLADLLASPESFTPDYTERYETFLTYSSEMSPHQAYSMTNLLGQDSVRGYKELTSNFILKVPECDRPQLLYQVGWHFFVGTAFDADKKEYGVQMMFWHYSLLPPDMAEDEGLSDEENQIVEMHLAISVADKRHYRSRPVVVAGTTGLIGFSDTPYAYEFGKNKLTSQAKDAIFPIRLEAWSIDNRQEIPVEIAIDITLNQTKGYILNGDKGMSPSCGGIGTLYYSVPNLQVDPAVSRLSIGGEKIQLTGGKFWYDHQWGTGFMPQGSTRPEPLRAFVLTQEQKSVPGWDWMEIQFDDNTEIALSALHTPANIGFYFQTGPNPPGTMTADAKGSYILQNGAHSQINATIQVTEWVKSVVSDGPYAATSTWYPNRVEVTVNTNIVPADKRNFVMVPIVLTGQQGFFGSGAQYSEGAVDIESPGGKKIGVGFLESVNYADGRKQILRLAGLPDNDDMVRLISPPAVSEILRIEALAFLEIPKNRRELEEELMNCKGT; encoded by the coding sequence ATGAATAGCAGCGATAAGAATTCTATGGGCCTCGATCCGGAGACGAAAGAGAATATTGCCCGTGTTTTGTGGATGAATGAATATAATCCCGGCTTAATCCCTCCGGAAATAATGGAAAAAATAAATGAGGAGAAGAATAGCGGCCTTGCATTCGGAGAACGAATGCAAAAACGTCTTGCCGATCTTCTGGCCAGTCCCGAAAGCTTTACCCCGGATTACACGGAGCGCTATGAAACCTTCCTGACTTATTCCAGCGAAATGTCACCTCATCAGGCCTATTCAATGACAAATCTCCTCGGCCAGGACAGTGTAAGAGGATACAAGGAGCTGACATCGAATTTCATATTAAAAGTCCCTGAATGTGACAGACCGCAGTTATTGTACCAGGTCGGATGGCATTTCTTCGTGGGAACGGCATTCGACGCGGATAAAAAGGAGTACGGCGTTCAGATGATGTTCTGGCACTACTCCCTTCTTCCGCCTGATATGGCCGAAGATGAGGGTCTTAGCGATGAGGAAAACCAGATCGTCGAGATGCACCTTGCCATAAGCGTTGCAGACAAAAGGCACTACAGGAGCCGGCCGGTCGTGGTGGCAGGAACCACCGGCCTGATCGGATTTTCGGATACTCCCTACGCATATGAATTTGGAAAGAACAAGCTGACCTCCCAGGCGAAAGATGCTATCTTTCCTATCAGGCTGGAGGCGTGGAGTATTGACAACCGGCAGGAGATTCCGGTTGAGATAGCCATCGATATCACTCTTAACCAAACTAAAGGCTATATCCTGAACGGGGATAAGGGTATGTCGCCAAGCTGTGGCGGTATCGGAACGCTCTACTATTCGGTTCCGAATCTCCAGGTAGATCCTGCCGTAAGCCGGCTGTCTATCGGCGGAGAAAAGATTCAGCTCACCGGCGGAAAGTTCTGGTACGATCACCAGTGGGGTACGGGTTTCATGCCCCAGGGCAGTACCCGGCCGGAACCTCTGCGAGCTTTTGTTCTCACTCAAGAACAGAAAAGTGTCCCCGGGTGGGATTGGATGGAGATCCAGTTCGACGACAACACCGAGATCGCTCTCTCAGCCCTCCACACTCCTGCGAACATAGGGTTCTATTTCCAGACCGGACCGAATCCGCCGGGTACGATGACCGCGGATGCAAAGGGATCGTATATCTTGCAGAACGGGGCACACAGCCAGATCAACGCTACAATTCAGGTGACAGAGTGGGTTAAGAGTGTTGTGTCGGACGGTCCGTACGCGGCTACAAGTACCTGGTATCCCAACCGCGTGGAGGTGACGGTGAATACAAACATAGTTCCTGCCGACAAGAGGAATTTTGTAATGGTGCCCATCGTTTTAACCGGGCAGCAGGGATTTTTCGGATCGGGTGCACAGTACTCTGAGGGCGCAGTCGACATTGAATCTCCCGGCGGAAAGAAAATAGGGGTTGGCTTCCTGGAATCCGTAAACTATGCCGATGGCAGGAAACAGATCCTGCGGCTGGCCGGTCTTCCCGATAATGATGATATGGTTCGGCTTATCTCCCCTCCTGCGGTTTCGGAAATTCTCAGGATTGAGGCACTGGCATTTTTGGAAATACCAAAGAATCGCCGGGAACTCGAAGAAGAACTGATGAATTGCAAAGGTACTTGA
- a CDS encoding outer membrane protein assembly factor BamB family protein — translation MANQNIPHPGKHSGNACSRHLLFIILCLIIPLFFVPVIPASAEDAMFRGNPEHTGVYDAGVIEPGSEPGNAELWRFSTEGIVYSSPAVADGIVYVGSEDKNVYAIDAVTGEEKWRFSTGDHVFSSPAVADGVVYFDSEDKNLYAIDAVTGEEKWRFAMGGWAYSSPAVVNGIVYAGNSYESVYDTTGADRSLYAIDAATGKEKWRFVMEGIVDRSPVVADGIVYIGCSDGNLYAIDAETGKEKWRFDKADWVFSSPAVANGIVYVGNEDKNVYAIDALTGKEKWRFATDDRVVSSPAIVDGIVYAGSWDNNLYAIDALTGKEKWRFTTGDRVVSSPVVANSIVYVGSEDNNVYAIDAATGKEKWRFATGDDVDSSPAVANGVIYVGSNDKNLYAIGTNPSSLTTVSTTIPVADEGSTTSGTATAQPGQATRSAPLRYALFGAVFVATGIVILKRH, via the coding sequence GTGGCAAATCAAAACATACCGCATCCGGGAAAGCACTCCGGAAATGCCTGTTCGAGGCATTTGTTGTTCATAATACTATGCCTTATTATTCCTCTTTTTTTTGTTCCCGTTATACCTGCTTCAGCTGAAGATGCAATGTTTCGGGGCAATCCGGAGCATACCGGAGTTTATGATGCCGGTGTTATTGAACCGGGGAGTGAACCAGGGAATGCCGAACTATGGCGGTTTTCTACGGAAGGTATCGTGTATTCATCCCCGGCCGTGGCGGACGGAATTGTCTATGTCGGGAGCGAAGACAAGAACGTGTACGCAATCGATGCTGTCACGGGAGAAGAGAAGTGGCGGTTTTCTACGGGAGATCATGTGTTCTCATCCCCGGCAGTCGCAGACGGTGTTGTATATTTCGATAGTGAAGACAAGAACCTGTATGCGATCGATGCCGTGACAGGAGAAGAGAAGTGGCGGTTCGCAATGGGAGGCTGGGCGTATTCCTCCCCTGCAGTGGTGAACGGCATTGTCTATGCGGGGAATTCATATGAAAGCGTGTATGATACTACGGGTGCAGACAGGAGCCTGTATGCTATCGATGCCGCTACAGGCAAAGAGAAGTGGCGGTTCGTTATGGAAGGTATCGTGGATCGATCTCCCGTAGTAGCGGACGGGATTGTCTATATCGGCTGCAGCGATGGGAACCTGTATGCGATCGACGCTGAGACGGGCAAGGAGAAGTGGAGGTTCGATAAGGCAGACTGGGTGTTTTCATCCCCTGCTGTAGCGAACGGTATCGTCTATGTCGGAAATGAAGATAAAAACGTGTATGCGATCGATGCCTTGACAGGAAAAGAGAAATGGCGTTTTGCTACGGATGATCGGGTAGTTTCATCTCCGGCAATAGTGGACGGAATTGTTTATGCCGGGAGCTGGGATAATAACCTGTATGCGATCGATGCCTTAACCGGAAAAGAAAAGTGGCGTTTCACAACAGGCGATCGCGTGGTTTCCTCCCCGGTCGTGGCGAATAGTATCGTCTATGTCGGGAGTGAGGATAACAACGTGTATGCGATCGATGCCGCTACCGGAAAAGAGAAGTGGCGGTTCGCTACGGGAGATGATGTGGATTCATCTCCTGCTGTGGCGAACGGCGTTATCTATGTCGGGAGTAATGATAAAAACCTGTATGCGATCGGAACAAATCCGTCATCGCTGACAACAGTTTCAACAACTATCCCTGTCGCTGATGAAGGAAGCACGACATCCGGGACAGCAACCGCTCAGCCCGGTCAGGCGACCCGGTCTGCCCCGCTCCGGTACGCTCTGTTCGGGGCAGTCTTCGTGGCAACGGGAATTGTAATCCTGAAAAGACATTAA